One genomic segment of Chryseobacterium phocaeense includes these proteins:
- a CDS encoding DUF1579 domain-containing protein produces MKNLLLLFSVVFLATACEKGKPATEKGSSGTDSASAKEWKPVDSATAMKAWMEYSTPGEMQKTLAASDGNWTGTTTTWMENGGNPVTSQSECTNKMILGGRYQQSTYKGNFMGMPFEGMSLMGYDNTKKKFVSTWVDNMGTGIMHAEGDWNPSKKSIELKGKMTDPARPGEECDFREVYTFTDANNHMMEMYGPDSKTGKEYKTMEIKFTRKK; encoded by the coding sequence ATGAAAAATCTATTGTTATTATTCTCAGTCGTTTTTCTGGCAACCGCTTGCGAGAAAGGAAAACCAGCAACAGAAAAAGGTTCTTCCGGAACAGATTCGGCTTCGGCCAAAGAATGGAAACCTGTGGACTCTGCCACTGCTATGAAAGCCTGGATGGAATACTCCACACCGGGAGAAATGCAGAAAACATTAGCCGCCTCGGATGGAAACTGGACCGGGACCACAACAACCTGGATGGAAAACGGCGGGAATCCTGTCACCAGCCAATCTGAATGTACCAATAAAATGATCCTTGGTGGAAGATATCAGCAAAGTACCTACAAAGGAAACTTTATGGGTATGCCGTTTGAAGGAATGAGCCTTATGGGTTATGATAATACCAAGAAGAAATTTGTAAGTACCTGGGTAGATAATATGGGAACCGGAATTATGCATGCGGAAGGAGACTGGAACCCTTCTAAAAAATCCATAGAACTTAAAGGTAAAATGACAGATCCTGCGAGACCGGGAGAAGAATGTGATTTCCGCGAAGTGTATACTTTTACGGACGCAAACAATCACATGATGGAAATGTACGGTCCTGATTCCAAAACAGGAAAAGAATACAAAACCATGGAAATAAAATTCACCAGAAAGAAGTAA